A window of the Lolium perenne isolate Kyuss_39 chromosome 7, Kyuss_2.0, whole genome shotgun sequence genome harbors these coding sequences:
- the LOC127319112 gene encoding cinnamoyl-CoA reductase 1 → MAVGGENGGATTTGHGQTVCVTGAGGYIGSWIVKLLLEKGYAVRGTVRNPDDAKNAHLRGLAGAAERLTLCKADLLDGDALRDAIAGCHGVFHTASPVTDDPEEMVEPAVRGTRYVIEAAAQSGTVRRVVLTSSIGAVAMDPNRAPDAVVDESCWSDLEFCEKTKNWYCYGKTVAERAAWDTAAELGVDLVVVNPVLVQGPALQPAVNASLTHVLKYLNGATKTYANAVQAYVHVRDTAAAHIRVFEAPSAAGRYLCADGAVLHREDVVTILRKFFPQYPIPKRCSDEVNPRKQPYKISNQRLRDLGVEFTPAAECLYDTVVSFQDKGILPAAPAAPPTQAQL, encoded by the exons ATGGCCGTCGGCGGCGAAAACGGAGGGGCTACCACCACGGGGCACGGGCAGACGGTGTGCGTGACCGGCGCCGGCGGGTACATCGGGTCGTGGATCGTCAAGCTCCTCCTGGAGAAGGGTTACGCCGTGCGAGGCACCGTCAGGAACCCCG ATGACGCCAAGAACGCGCACCTGAGGGGTCTCGCCGGCGCGGCGGAGAGGCTGACGCTGTGCAAGGCCGACCTGCTCGACGGCGACGCGCTGCGCGATGCTATCGCCGGCTGCCACGGCGTGTTCCACACCGCTTCGCCGGTCACCGATGATCCC GAGGAGATGGTGGAGCCGGCGGTGAGGGGCACGCGCTACGTCATCGAGGCGGCGGCTCAGTCCGGCACGGTCCGCCGCGTCGTGCTGACGTCGTCCATCGGAGCGGTGGCCATGGACCCCAACCGCGCCCCGGATGCGGTCGTCGACGAGTCCTGCTGGAGCGACCTCGAGTTCTGCGAGAAGACCAAG AACTGGTACTGCTACGGGAAGACGGTGGCGGAGCGCGCGGCGTGGGACACGGCGGCGGAGCTTGGGGTGGACCTGGTGGTGGTGAACCCGGTGCTGGTGCAGGGCCCGGCGTTGCAGCCGGCGGTGAACGCCAGCCTGACGCACGTTCTCAAGTACCTCAACGGCGCCACCAAGACGTATGCCAACGCCGTGCAGGCGTACGTGCACGTCCGTGACACCGCCGCCGCGCACATCCGCGTCTTCGAGGCCCCCTCCGCCGCCGGACGCTACCTCTGCGCGGACGGCGCCGTGCTGCACCGGGAGGACGTCGTCACCATCCTCCGCAAGTTCTTCCCCCAGTACCCCATTCCCAAGAG GTGCTCCGACGAGGTGAACCCAAGGAAGCAGCCGTACAAGATATCAAACCAGCGGCTCCGTGACCTGGGCGTCGAGTTCACGCCGGCGGCGGAGTGCCTCTACGACACCGTCGTGAGCTTCCAGGACAAAGGCATCCTCCCGGCGGCTCCAGCTGCCCCACCTACCCAGGCACAGCTTTGA
- the LOC127319125 gene encoding formin-like protein 6, with product MSLFRRLFNWRMPSGLVEISGNILVFDHCFSTDLFEEDELKPYIGGILKQLLARYSIDSFMVFNFEGSKKNNQTARIFSGYDMSAMGYPRNYEGCPLLTLEMIHHFLRSSESWLSLSQDNFLLIHSEHGGWPVLAFALAALLVYLRRCGDERKAIEMVHKHAPPEVVELYSPLDPAPSQLRYLKYVSRRHISPELWPPADKMLNLNCVIIRKVPNFDGQGGCRPIFRIYGPDPLVPTDSRAKVLFSTPKTSDFVHLYTQEDNEIIKVNVRCPVRGDIVMECITVDEDFNHEVMVFRVMFNTAFIEDNLLLLDRNQIDILWDTQHRFPVDFRVEVIFSEIDTTTSIHTSESLSDQKESFSNLDAEISHVDLSSKNNHTTDGASDHKGLNNVHDGFDVVSLQETEISNTTAEQGILDSKSVQFFQKEPVNVHSSAPKFDNDKDAVADTLSLPEAEPFGPFSQELELSEHESAPKFDGDKDVVADILSLPEAESNGTSSQDREAFEDGPAMEKLEGDTIKTTPNYDTPSVDPSGSEAGAATAEWSDTNTDTFLSGTPSSSAPSSPPRFDEDTMEAETAEAQPQSTELQI from the exons ATGTCGCTCTTCCGGCGCCTGTTCAACTGGCGGATGCCGTCCGGCCTCGTCGAGATCTCCGGCAACATTTTGG TATTTGACCACTGCTTCTCCACGGATTTGTTTGAAGAAGACGAGCTGAAACCATACATCGGAGGCATCTTGAAACAGCTACTTGCCCGCTACTCCATCGATTCTTTTATGGTATTCAACTTCGAGGGAAGCAAGAAGAACAACCAAACTGCCCGGATTTTCTCAGGCTATGATATGAGTGCGATGGGATACCCACGTAACTATGAAGGGTGCCCTTTGCTCACATTGGAGATGATTCACCATTTTCTTAGGTCTAGTGAAAGCTGGCTTTCGTTAAGCCAGGATAACTTCCTGCTTATACATTCAGAACACGGGGGGTGGCCCGTCCTTGCTTTTGCATTGGCAGCCCTACTGGTTTACCTTCGAAGATGCGGAGATGAGAGGAAGGCGATAGAGATGGTCCACAAACATGCACCACCTGAGGTGGTTGAGCTCTACTCACCACTGGACCCAGCACCTTCTCAGTTGAGATACTTGAAGTATGTGTCAAGAAGGCACATATCACCAGAACTGTGGCCTCCTGCTGACAAGATGCTGAATTTGAATTGTGTAATCATCAGGAAGGTACCAAATTTTGATGGTCAAGGGGGATGTAGGCCAATATTTCGAATTTATGGCCCAGATCCCTTGGTGCCTACTGACAGTAGGGCCAAAGTTCTCTTTTCAACTCCGAAGACAAGTGATTTCGTCCATCTTTACACGCAG GAAGACAATGAGATAATCAAGGTTAATGTTAGATGTCCTGTCCGAGGAGACATTGTCATGGAGTGCATTACCGTTGACGAGGACTTTAACCATGAAGTGATGGTATTCCGAGTTATGTTTAACACAGCTTTTATTGAAGACAACCTTTTGTTACTTGATAGGAACCAAATTGACATTCTATGGGACACACAACACCGGTTTCCTGTAGACTTCAGAGTTGAG GTTATATTTTCGGAGATAGACACCACCACTTCGATTCACACTTCTGAGTCGTTGAGTGACCAGAAAGAAAGCTTTTCTAATCTTGATGCTGAAATCAGTCATGTGGATTTGTCAAGCAAAAACAATCACACCACAGACGGTGCATCAGATCATAAGGGATTAAACAATGTGCATGATGGCTTTGATGTGGTATCTCTCCAGGAAACAGAAATCAGCAATACCACAGCTGAACAGGGCATTCTAGATAGCAAATCTGTCCAGTTTTTTCAGAAAGAACCAGTAAATGTCCATTCTTCTGCACCGAAGTTTGACAACGACAAAGATGCTGTTGCTGATACATTATCTTTGCCAGAAGCTGAACCCTTTGGCCCATTCTCTCAAGAACTTGAACTCTCTGAGCATGAATCTGCACCGAAGTTTGATGGCGACAAAGATGTGGTCGCTGATATATTATCCTTGCCTGAAGCTGAATCCAATGGCACAAGCTCTCAAGACCGTGAAGCCTTTGAGGATGGGCCTGCAATGGAGAAACTAGAAGGGGATACCATCAAGACCACACCAAATTACGATACTCCTTCGGTAGACCCCTCAGGTTCAGAAGCTGGCGCAGCCACGGCTGAATGGTCTGACACCAACACAGATACTTTCCTGTCAGGTACCCCGTCAAGCAGCGCTCCATCTAGCCCACCAAGGTTTGACGAAGATACCATGGAAGCTGAAACGGCTGAGGCCCAACCGCAATCAACAGAACTGCAAATATAG